One stretch of Streptomyces hygroscopicus DNA includes these proteins:
- a CDS encoding serine/threonine protein kinase: MEDLGAEDPRWIGEYRLLRRLGAGGMGRVFLAHSSRGRTVAVKLVQTELAQQAEFRRRFKQEVRAAQRVGGAWTAPVLDADTEAATPWVATGYIAGPSLHAIVSGSGRLPERTVRILAHGLTQALRDIHDAGLVHRDLKPSNVLVTIDGPRVIDFGIARALETVTDGILTRSGAVVGSPGFMSPEQVRGERVTPASDIFCLGSVLAYAATGRQPFGTANSGVHAVMYRIAQEEADLEGLPEGLRELVTDCLKKAPDDRPSLEALLDRTAGADDDGEPWLPGGLVAQLGRHAVQLLEVETPAGPGVPAVPGMPARPAVPPMAGAAGPAASMAGAAGPAAPPPPSAPPSATSYPLAPAEPPTPPPPTTPPLPSAAPQAGAALPPAPSAPPSAGAGQGGTAQPGGHAAGPYAAASQEGGGQAAGPATPGAHPAAPYSATPRAGGDQDTPDPAAGPQAGGPQAAAPQAAAPQAAAPSADAPSTDGAQAGSGHGGSGQGAPQQAAAGQDTPGHPAAAPAAPGGAAAGPQGAAPSHDAPHAAASGTPATAGTPGTPGRPSAAPQAGAAQAGAGQAGAGQAGAGQAGAGQADPRQADASPAGGSQGSASAATPGGPRKGAPSSAGPQAGEGQGTPGHPTPPHAGTGGAAAASPNSPGGDGSQSAAPYAAPQASGAQGTPASATPPQGVPPHATPGSPTPPHAAPAHGAPGTPTPPHAGAAPAAPNSPGAAAPYAAPAYGYPPHATPSQPGADGEPQTPPHAFGPPAVTSFGPAPSPGQAAAATPSVGFGGPSGPNAPAAPGGPGGPGGPGGPGSGSPQPPQPKRRRKTLIVVSAAVATLLIAGVAALAVVKGNDDKGDKAKTDYDKMTHTPPASPDGANSKEPTGGSGAPDPSATKLDTTGDVPTEYLGAWEGEIKESGSSTGKIRRIVLSQGPVGAFVAETLTSDSDSFCQDSAKLKSADSLLLIEDDEVTTSIPEDSCSTVGEQTLRIGNDGTLAWSTTDGSYEATLRPSKSGGKPIPSSYEGTWLAKEAFGKQDATLKITIKQGAIGTAVAQEVADSKKYHCEGDRVLASVEKGLVLSPSKFTGGTPKNLCGPGTSLTFTSSGHDKLRVEYDDPDDYSDETMTQTFTRLD; encoded by the coding sequence ATGGAAGACCTGGGGGCCGAGGACCCTCGATGGATCGGTGAGTACCGGCTGCTCCGGCGCCTTGGCGCGGGTGGCATGGGCCGGGTGTTCCTGGCCCATTCTTCGCGCGGCCGTACGGTGGCGGTGAAGCTCGTCCAGACCGAGCTCGCCCAACAGGCCGAATTCCGGCGGCGGTTCAAACAGGAGGTACGGGCCGCACAGCGGGTCGGCGGCGCGTGGACCGCGCCGGTGCTGGACGCCGACACCGAGGCCGCCACCCCATGGGTCGCCACCGGCTATATCGCCGGTCCCTCCCTGCACGCGATCGTCTCCGGGTCGGGCCGACTGCCCGAGCGGACCGTCCGCATCCTGGCCCACGGCCTCACGCAGGCCCTGCGCGACATCCACGACGCCGGTCTGGTCCACCGCGACCTCAAACCCTCCAACGTCCTGGTCACCATCGACGGTCCGCGCGTCATCGACTTCGGTATCGCGCGGGCGCTGGAGACCGTCACCGACGGCATCCTCACGCGCAGCGGCGCCGTCGTCGGGTCGCCCGGTTTCATGTCGCCCGAGCAGGTGCGCGGCGAGCGGGTCACCCCCGCCAGCGATATCTTCTGCCTCGGCTCGGTGCTCGCCTACGCGGCGACCGGCCGTCAGCCGTTCGGCACGGCCAACAGCGGGGTGCACGCGGTCATGTACCGCATCGCGCAGGAGGAAGCGGACCTGGAGGGGCTGCCGGAGGGGCTGCGCGAACTCGTCACCGACTGCCTGAAGAAGGCCCCGGACGACCGGCCCTCGCTGGAGGCGCTGCTGGACCGTACGGCCGGTGCGGACGACGACGGCGAACCGTGGCTGCCGGGCGGGCTCGTCGCCCAGCTCGGACGGCATGCGGTGCAGCTCCTGGAGGTGGAGACGCCCGCGGGGCCGGGGGTCCCCGCCGTGCCGGGTATGCCTGCGCGGCCGGCCGTACCGCCGATGGCCGGGGCGGCGGGACCCGCCGCGTCCATGGCCGGGGCGGCAGGGCCTGCCGCCCCGCCGCCGCCCTCCGCGCCGCCGTCGGCCACGTCGTACCCGCTGGCTCCGGCGGAGCCCCCCACGCCCCCGCCACCCACCACACCGCCGCTCCCCTCGGCCGCGCCCCAGGCGGGCGCGGCGCTCCCCCCGGCTCCGTCGGCGCCTCCTTCGGCGGGCGCGGGACAGGGCGGCACGGCCCAGCCGGGCGGACACGCCGCCGGACCGTACGCCGCCGCGTCGCAGGAGGGCGGGGGACAGGCCGCCGGACCCGCGACGCCCGGCGCGCACCCTGCCGCGCCGTACAGCGCCACACCGCGGGCGGGCGGGGACCAGGACACCCCGGACCCGGCCGCCGGGCCGCAGGCTGGCGGACCGCAGGCCGCCGCGCCGCAGGCTGCCGCGCCGCAGGCTGCCGCGCCGTCGGCCGACGCGCCGTCGACCGACGGCGCGCAGGCCGGTTCGGGCCACGGCGGTTCAGGGCAGGGCGCGCCGCAGCAGGCCGCCGCGGGCCAGGACACCCCGGGCCACCCCGCCGCCGCGCCCGCAGCGCCGGGCGGGGCAGCCGCCGGGCCGCAGGGCGCCGCGCCGAGCCACGACGCCCCGCACGCCGCCGCATCCGGAACACCTGCAACCGCCGGAACACCCGGAACACCCGGCCGACCGTCCGCCGCGCCCCAGGCAGGCGCGGCGCAGGCAGGCGCAGGGCAAGCAGGCGCAGGGCAAGCAGGCGCAGGGCAAGCAGGCGCAGGGCAGGCAGACCCAAGGCAGGCGGACGCGTCCCCGGCTGGTGGAAGCCAGGGCTCCGCCTCTGCCGCGACGCCGGGCGGGCCGCGGAAGGGCGCGCCCTCCTCCGCCGGACCACAGGCGGGCGAAGGCCAGGGCACACCCGGACACCCCACACCGCCGCATGCCGGAACGGGCGGCGCGGCTGCCGCGTCGCCCAACTCACCCGGCGGCGACGGGTCACAGAGCGCGGCGCCGTACGCGGCGCCACAGGCAAGCGGCGCGCAGGGCACACCTGCGAGCGCCACACCGCCGCAGGGCGTGCCGCCCCACGCCACACCCGGAAGCCCCACACCGCCACACGCCGCACCCGCCCATGGCGCTCCCGGCACCCCCACCCCACCTCACGCCGGAGCGGCTCCCGCCGCGCCCAACTCGCCCGGTGCCGCCGCCCCCTACGCCGCCCCGGCGTACGGCTACCCGCCGCACGCCACCCCGTCGCAGCCCGGCGCGGACGGCGAGCCGCAGACGCCGCCGCACGCCTTCGGGCCGCCCGCCGTCACCTCGTTCGGGCCCGCCCCGTCCCCAGGCCAGGCAGCCGCCGCCACGCCCTCCGTCGGCTTCGGCGGGCCGAGCGGACCAAACGCACCGGCGGCACCAGGTGGACCGGGCGGGCCCGGTGGCCCCGGTGGCCCCGGGTCCGGCTCGCCGCAGCCGCCACAGCCCAAGCGCCGCCGTAAGACGCTCATCGTCGTCTCGGCCGCCGTCGCCACGCTGCTCATAGCCGGGGTCGCCGCCCTCGCCGTGGTCAAGGGAAACGACGACAAGGGCGACAAGGCCAAGACCGACTACGACAAGATGACCCACACCCCGCCCGCCAGCCCGGATGGCGCCAACTCCAAGGAGCCCACCGGTGGTTCGGGCGCGCCCGATCCGTCCGCGACCAAGCTGGACACGACCGGCGATGTGCCCACCGAGTATCTGGGCGCCTGGGAGGGCGAGATCAAGGAGAGCGGCTCTTCCACCGGCAAGATCCGCCGGATCGTCCTCTCCCAGGGGCCGGTCGGCGCGTTCGTCGCCGAGACCCTGACCTCCGACTCGGACTCGTTCTGCCAGGACTCGGCCAAGCTCAAGTCGGCGGACAGCCTGCTGCTCATCGAGGACGACGAGGTCACCACCAGCATTCCCGAGGACAGTTGCAGCACGGTCGGCGAGCAGACCCTGCGGATAGGCAACGACGGCACCCTCGCCTGGAGCACCACGGACGGCTCCTACGAGGCGACGCTGCGCCCCTCGAAGAGCGGCGGCAAGCCGATCCCCTCCTCGTACGAGGGCACTTGGCTGGCGAAGGAGGCGTTCGGGAAGCAGGACGCCACGCTGAAAATCACCATCAAGCAGGGCGCGATCGGCACCGCGGTGGCCCAGGAGGTCGCGGACAGTAAGAAGTACCACTGCGAGGGTGACCGGGTCCTGGCCTCGGTGGAGAAGGGCCTCGTCCTCAGCCCCTCGAAGTTCACGGGGGGTACCCCTAAGAATCTCTGTGGGCCCGGCACGTCACTGACGTTCACCTCTTCCGGACATGACAAGCTGCGTGTCGAGTATGACGACCCGGACGATTACAGCGATGAGACGATGACACAGACGTTCACCCGCCTCGACTGA
- a CDS encoding membrane protein, which yields MQPEGLPRQEGARAQGDLLGRPFPHGDWGEPAERLDELYRWVEEGALEVAGWYLAERVWKRRTARVLRVGAAVAAVVAGVLPLLDLNGALDGGAGWGALALLLAAACVGGDRFFGLTSGWMRDVATAQAVHRRLEALQFDWASESVREVLGPTEGTASEAVERCLSVLRRFCEDVSELVRAETAGWMVDFGAGAAPLVTQALMTQGSRPDSGSPASRFPLPPGSARPNMPRQRPPEPPR from the coding sequence ATGCAGCCCGAGGGGCTCCCTCGGCAGGAGGGTGCGAGAGCCCAGGGCGACCTGCTCGGTCGGCCCTTCCCGCACGGCGACTGGGGGGAGCCGGCGGAGCGGCTCGACGAGTTGTACCGGTGGGTCGAGGAGGGAGCCCTGGAGGTCGCGGGGTGGTACCTCGCCGAACGGGTGTGGAAGCGGCGGACCGCCCGGGTGCTGCGGGTGGGCGCCGCGGTGGCGGCGGTCGTGGCGGGCGTGCTGCCGCTGCTCGATCTGAACGGGGCGCTGGACGGCGGCGCCGGCTGGGGCGCGCTGGCGCTGCTGCTGGCGGCCGCCTGCGTCGGCGGCGACCGGTTCTTCGGGCTGACGTCCGGCTGGATGCGGGACGTGGCCACGGCGCAGGCGGTGCACCGGCGGCTGGAGGCGCTGCAGTTCGACTGGGCGTCGGAGAGCGTGCGGGAGGTGCTGGGCCCGACCGAGGGCACCGCGAGCGAGGCCGTGGAGCGGTGTCTGTCGGTGCTGCGGCGGTTCTGCGAGGACGTGTCGGAGCTGGTACGGGCCGAGACGGCGGGCTGGATGGTGGACTTCGGGGCCGGTGCGGCACCGCTGGTCACGCAGGCGCTGATGACCCAGGGCTCCCGTCCGGACAGCGGGAGCCCCGCGAGCCGCTTTCCGCTGCCGCCGGGCTCCGCCCGGCCCAATATGCCGCGGCAGCGTCCTCCGGAGCCGCCCCGCTGA
- a CDS encoding adenylosuccinate synthetase, which translates to MPALVLLGAQWGDEGKGKATDLLGGSVDYVVRYQGGNNAGHTVVVGDQKYALHLLPSGILSPGCTPVIGNGVVVDPAVLLSELSGLDERGVDTSKLLISGNAHLITPYHTTLDKVSERFLGKRKIGTTGRGIGPAYADKINRVGIRVQDLFDESILRQKVEAALDNKNQVLAKLYNRRAIAVEQVVEELLGYADPLSGYVADTTLLLNNAIDQGQVVLFEGGQGTLLDVDHGTYPFVTSSNPTAGGACTGTGVGPTKINRVIGILKAYTTRVGAGPFPTELLDEDGEKLRTIGGERGVTTGRDRRCGWFDAVIARYATRVNGLTDFFLTKLDVLTGWERIPVCVAYEIDGKRVEELPYSQTDFHHAKPIYETLPGWSEDITQAKTFDELPKNAQKYVQALEEMSGAPISAIGVGPGRDETIQINSFL; encoded by the coding sequence GTGCCCGCACTTGTGCTGCTCGGTGCTCAGTGGGGTGACGAGGGCAAGGGAAAGGCCACCGATCTGCTCGGCGGCTCCGTCGATTATGTAGTGCGCTACCAGGGCGGTAACAACGCCGGTCACACCGTGGTGGTGGGCGACCAGAAGTACGCGCTGCACCTCCTCCCGTCCGGAATCCTGTCGCCCGGGTGCACCCCGGTCATCGGCAACGGTGTCGTCGTGGACCCTGCGGTCCTGCTCTCCGAGCTGAGCGGACTGGATGAGCGTGGCGTCGACACATCCAAGCTGCTGATCAGCGGTAACGCCCATCTGATCACGCCGTATCACACGACCCTCGACAAGGTGTCGGAACGCTTCCTCGGCAAGCGGAAGATCGGCACCACCGGCCGCGGCATCGGCCCGGCCTACGCGGACAAGATCAACCGTGTGGGCATCCGGGTCCAGGACCTCTTCGACGAGTCGATCCTGCGGCAGAAGGTCGAGGCGGCCCTGGACAACAAGAACCAGGTGCTGGCCAAGCTCTACAACCGCCGTGCCATCGCGGTCGAGCAAGTCGTCGAGGAGCTGCTGGGCTACGCGGACCCGCTCAGTGGCTATGTCGCCGACACCACCCTGCTCCTCAACAACGCCATCGACCAGGGCCAGGTCGTCCTCTTCGAGGGCGGCCAGGGCACCCTGCTCGACGTCGACCACGGCACGTATCCCTTCGTCACCTCCTCCAACCCGACCGCGGGCGGCGCCTGCACCGGCACCGGAGTGGGCCCGACGAAGATCAACCGCGTGATCGGCATCCTGAAGGCGTACACCACCCGCGTCGGCGCGGGCCCGTTCCCCACCGAGCTCCTCGACGAGGACGGCGAGAAGCTGCGCACGATCGGCGGCGAGCGCGGTGTGACCACCGGGCGCGACCGGCGCTGCGGCTGGTTCGACGCGGTCATCGCGCGCTATGCGACCCGGGTCAACGGCCTGACCGACTTCTTCCTCACCAAGCTGGACGTGCTCACCGGCTGGGAGCGGATCCCGGTGTGCGTCGCCTACGAGATCGACGGCAAGCGGGTCGAGGAGCTGCCGTACAGCCAGACCGACTTCCACCACGCCAAGCCGATCTACGAGACCCTGCCGGGCTGGTCGGAGGACATCACCCAGGCCAAGACCTTCGACGAGCTGCCGAAGAACGCGCAGAAGTACGTCCAGGCGCTCGAGGAGATGTCGGGCGCCCCGATCTCGGCGATCGGCGTCGGACCGGGCCGCGACGAGACCATCCAGATCAACTCGTTCCTCTGA
- a CDS encoding membrane protein, with amino-acid sequence MRTVAGTEAGALAARARALAVLRIRSTALAVALLPAAAAVVLLAGSATGSVGGSQDQGWTALRWVVTGGALLVLLLAAAVAAVVVRARPALTPTVPIAEERAPDLYRLVRELAERLEVPAPSAIALTPDCDSWLEDRTHPAHAQRREHRDRGALAVEEPRSARGAPGPASGADRIVDRPERRVPQAPVLVIGSPFLWWMRVAELRALLAPVVAGTGPSVHPDIAAARRFVRGLDAAVAVAAQGGEPSSGPAPALVAVVRRPAFAFVGWVARLLLRGCRDHAAEMERAVAAAASERARSVDYGLRIVAQEQVGLAYAGWDRLLTRVALPAWRMGRWPSRLDAGVVSALTELSRRDRLAEGFTSRLSERPACDLLEEPGVMDEATSLLAARLFHGGPPEPGPDWSPVDWSAYPEEVVDRKWRQEAARLNRLLDEREDTHDLVGAARAPAPVSAPAPPTLARVMDRLTATAADPADAPDGGAPGLAARLSVEVAREEAAATRAYGKGPAAGAEGAVGGSGGDPWIDDFAPAFPLQPPRTGRELLADHVTAMVCCAAVDSAGAAPGLDWLDGPALLVGGRRRADLAHPVLSLVEDGDDGPLRVWLGEVGVRPEKPVRLV; translated from the coding sequence ATGAGAACCGTGGCAGGTACCGAAGCAGGTGCCCTGGCGGCGCGCGCTCGCGCCCTGGCGGTACTGCGCATCCGGAGCACCGCGCTCGCGGTCGCGCTCCTCCCGGCCGCGGCCGCCGTCGTGCTGCTGGCCGGAAGCGCCACCGGCAGCGTCGGCGGTTCCCAGGACCAGGGCTGGACGGCCCTGCGCTGGGTGGTGACCGGGGGCGCACTGCTGGTCCTGCTGCTGGCGGCGGCCGTGGCCGCCGTGGTCGTCCGGGCCAGGCCCGCGCTCACCCCGACGGTGCCCATCGCCGAGGAGAGGGCACCCGATCTCTACCGGCTGGTGCGCGAGCTGGCCGAGCGCCTGGAGGTGCCCGCGCCCTCGGCCATAGCGCTCACCCCCGACTGCGACAGCTGGCTGGAGGACCGTACGCATCCGGCGCATGCCCAGCGCCGGGAGCATAGGGACCGCGGCGCCCTGGCGGTCGAGGAGCCCCGCTCAGCACGGGGCGCCCCCGGCCCCGCGAGCGGTGCGGACCGGATCGTGGACCGCCCCGAGCGGCGGGTCCCGCAGGCGCCGGTGCTGGTGATCGGCTCGCCGTTCCTGTGGTGGATGCGGGTCGCCGAGCTGCGCGCGCTGCTCGCCCCGGTGGTGGCGGGCACCGGCCCGTCCGTCCACCCCGACATAGCCGCCGCCCGCCGCTTCGTGCGCGGGCTGGACGCCGCCGTGGCCGTCGCGGCCCAGGGCGGCGAGCCGTCGTCCGGCCCCGCGCCCGCCCTGGTGGCGGTGGTGCGCCGCCCCGCCTTCGCCTTCGTCGGCTGGGTCGCCCGGCTGCTGTTGCGCGGCTGCCGGGACCATGCGGCCGAGATGGAGCGCGCGGTCGCCGCGGCCGCCTCCGAGCGGGCCCGGTCGGTCGACTACGGGCTGCGGATCGTCGCCCAGGAGCAGGTGGGCCTCGCCTACGCGGGCTGGGACCGGCTGCTGACCCGGGTCGCGCTGCCCGCCTGGCGGATGGGCCGCTGGCCCTCCCGGCTGGACGCGGGCGTGGTCTCGGCGCTCACCGAGCTCTCCCGCCGCGACCGGCTCGCCGAGGGGTTCACCTCCCGGCTGAGCGAGCGCCCGGCCTGCGACCTCCTGGAGGAGCCCGGGGTGATGGACGAGGCCACCTCGCTGCTGGCCGCCCGCCTCTTCCACGGCGGCCCGCCGGAGCCGGGCCCCGACTGGTCCCCGGTCGACTGGAGCGCGTATCCGGAGGAGGTCGTGGACCGCAAATGGCGGCAGGAGGCCGCCCGGCTGAACCGGCTCCTGGACGAGCGGGAGGACACCCACGACCTCGTCGGCGCCGCTCGCGCACCGGCCCCCGTGAGCGCGCCCGCGCCGCCCACCCTGGCCCGGGTCATGGACCGGCTCACCGCCACCGCGGCCGACCCCGCCGACGCCCCCGACGGCGGCGCCCCCGGGCTCGCCGCCCGGCTCAGCGTCGAGGTGGCCCGTGAGGAGGCCGCCGCCACCCGGGCGTACGGCAAGGGTCCCGCGGCGGGGGCGGAGGGGGCCGTGGGCGGGTCCGGCGGTGACCCGTGGATCGACGACTTCGCCCCGGCGTTCCCGCTGCAGCCGCCGCGCACCGGCCGCGAGCTGCTCGCCGACCATGTGACCGCCATGGTCTGCTGCGCCGCCGTGGACAGCGCGGGCGCGGCCCCCGGCCTCGACTGGCTCGACGGGCCCGCGCTGCTCGTCGGCGGGCGGCGACGGGCCGATCTGGCCCATCCGGTGCTGAGCCTGGTGGAGGACGGCGACGACGGGCCGCTGCGCGTCTGGCTCGGCGAGGTGGGGGTCCGTCCGGAAAAGCCCGTCCGGCTGGTGTAG
- a CDS encoding phosphoribosylamine--glycine ligase — translation MKVLVIGGGAREHALCRALSLDPDVTALHCAPGNAGIAEVAELHAVDALDGAAVADLAASLGAGLVVVGPEAPLVAGVADAVRERGIPAFGPSAEAAQLEGSKAFAKDVMAAAGVPTARAYVCTTPAEIEEALDAFGAPYVVKDDGLAAGKGVVVTEDVEAARAHALACGRVVIEEFLDGPEVSLFAITDGETVVPLQPAQDFKRAHDGDEGPNTGGMGAYSPLPWADPELVDEVVATVCQPTVDELHRRGTPFSGLLYAGLAITSRGVRVIEFNARFGDPETQVVLARLKTPLAAVLLAAATGRLEAEPPLRWSDGAAVTVVVASHNYPDTPRTGDPITGLEEVAEQDGPKAYVLHAGTKRDGASGEVVSAGGRVLSITATGSDLAKARERAYRAVGRIGLEGSHHRSDIAAKAAAEAAS, via the coding sequence GTGAAGGTCCTCGTCATCGGCGGCGGCGCCCGCGAACATGCCCTGTGCCGCGCTCTCTCCCTCGACCCCGACGTCACCGCACTGCACTGCGCCCCCGGCAACGCCGGCATCGCCGAGGTGGCCGAGCTGCACGCGGTCGACGCGCTCGACGGCGCCGCCGTCGCCGACCTCGCCGCCTCCCTGGGGGCGGGCCTCGTGGTCGTGGGGCCGGAGGCCCCCCTCGTGGCGGGGGTGGCCGACGCCGTGCGCGAACGGGGGATCCCGGCCTTCGGGCCATCCGCCGAGGCGGCGCAACTGGAGGGCTCCAAGGCATTCGCCAAGGACGTGATGGCGGCGGCGGGCGTGCCCACCGCCCGCGCCTATGTGTGCACCACGCCCGCCGAGATCGAGGAGGCGCTGGACGCGTTCGGCGCGCCGTACGTCGTCAAGGACGACGGCCTGGCCGCGGGCAAGGGCGTCGTGGTGACCGAGGACGTCGAGGCCGCCCGCGCGCACGCGCTGGCCTGCGGCCGGGTGGTGATCGAGGAGTTCCTGGACGGCCCGGAGGTCTCCCTCTTCGCGATCACCGACGGCGAGACCGTGGTCCCGCTCCAGCCCGCCCAGGACTTCAAGCGCGCCCACGACGGCGACGAGGGCCCGAACACGGGCGGCATGGGCGCGTACTCCCCGCTGCCCTGGGCCGACCCCGAGCTGGTGGACGAGGTCGTGGCCACGGTCTGCCAGCCCACCGTCGACGAGCTGCACCGCCGCGGCACGCCCTTCTCCGGGCTGCTGTACGCGGGCCTGGCGATCACCTCGCGCGGGGTGCGCGTGATCGAGTTCAACGCCCGCTTCGGCGACCCGGAGACCCAGGTGGTCCTGGCCCGGCTGAAGACCCCGCTGGCCGCGGTGCTGCTCGCCGCCGCCACCGGCCGTCTGGAGGCCGAGCCGCCGCTGCGCTGGAGCGACGGCGCCGCCGTGACCGTGGTCGTCGCCTCGCACAACTATCCGGACACCCCTCGCACCGGCGACCCGATCACCGGGCTGGAGGAGGTGGCCGAGCAGGACGGCCCCAAGGCGTACGTCCTGCACGCGGGCACCAAGCGGGACGGCGCGTCCGGTGAGGTGGTGAGCGCGGGCGGCAGGGTGCTCTCCATCACCGCGACCGGCTCCGACCTGGCGAAGGCGCGCGAGCGGGCCTACCGCGCGGTGGGCCGGATCGGCCTGGAGGGCTCCCACCACCGCTCGGACATCGCCGCCAAGGCTGCGGCCGAAGCGGCCTCGTAA
- a CDS encoding GntR family transcriptional regulator codes for MPVPGASPVKRNTLRQQIADALCDEVLAGRLPAGRQFTVKEIAQQYGVSATPVREALLDLCSQGLLDVEEHRGFRVHDFTIDDFRHMVDARTMVVEGVFRHYVELKAMTPQVLASVRRRAEEAERAARSGDLDILIGYDLRFWREICGLVGNPYVSDFLQRLRVQTWVFTVPYLRRVPDLRGQLWTGHSELTAAVTRGDPHDSERLIGAYNAHFRALIERLVEREESRAQNRTSEVNSP; via the coding sequence ATGCCCGTGCCCGGCGCCAGCCCGGTCAAGCGGAACACCCTGCGGCAGCAGATCGCCGACGCGCTCTGTGACGAGGTGCTCGCGGGCCGGCTCCCTGCGGGGCGCCAGTTCACCGTCAAGGAGATCGCCCAGCAGTACGGCGTCTCCGCGACCCCCGTCCGGGAGGCGCTGCTGGATCTGTGCTCCCAGGGGCTGCTCGATGTCGAGGAGCACCGGGGCTTCAGGGTCCACGACTTCACCATCGACGACTTCCGGCACATGGTCGACGCCCGCACGATGGTGGTCGAGGGGGTCTTCCGGCACTACGTCGAGCTGAAAGCCATGACCCCGCAGGTGCTGGCCTCGGTAAGGCGGCGGGCCGAGGAGGCCGAGCGGGCCGCCCGCTCCGGTGACCTGGACATCCTCATCGGCTACGACCTGCGCTTCTGGCGCGAGATCTGCGGGCTGGTGGGCAATCCGTATGTGTCGGACTTTCTGCAGCGGCTACGCGTGCAGACCTGGGTCTTCACGGTGCCGTATCTGCGTCGCGTACCCGATCTGCGCGGCCAGCTCTGGACGGGGCACTCCGAGCTCACCGCGGCGGTCACCCGCGGGGACCCGCATGACTCGGAGCGGTTGATAGGGGCGTACAACGCGCATTTCCGTGCGCTGATCGAGCGGTTGGTGGAGCGGGAGGAGTCGCGCGCGCAGAACCGGACGTCGGAGGTCAACTCCCCCTGA
- a CDS encoding serine/threonine protein kinase gives MENLGAQDPRWIGEYRLLGKLGEGGMGRVYLARSARGRTVAVKLVQAELARQPDFRGRFKREVEAATRVGGQWTAPVLDADTDAEVPWVATGYIGGPSLHSVVAEDFGALPERSLRILANGLALALRDIHGAGLIHRDLKPSNILITIDGPRVIDFGIARALDAVGSTTGGNLTMTGAVVGSPGFMSPEQVRGEPVTAASDVFCLGSVLAFAATGRQPFGNVDSGIHALMYRIAQEEPDLVGLHEGARGLVTACLNKDPAKRPSVDELIAATHPVTDDGEPWLPGGLLARLGRDALQLLEVEAENAQPGAMATQQGPSAYGHPQAAPHTPPGPSAYGTPSAYATPHAHAAGGPAYQVPPPTQPWQGGYQTPLGYPAPGTRLKPIRGLATALMSMFGVWLVLTLLDMALNISLLDTYFALDNGTVTTDLLYSKKSEVEAMDTGTGVAALVLVVLWLVWFRTAYINSTVLNPGRQRFGSGYAVGAWFIPVAQLWLPKQIANDIWTSSTPPGPGRRGRGVLHWWWTFFVIMFLMFPVNGISEMVGDNIREQRPRVAISIADDVLGILTALLAIAVVRQITKMQEQRATAPVGQAQQPAGVFGPPAA, from the coding sequence ATGGAGAACCTCGGGGCCCAGGACCCGCGGTGGATCGGCGAGTACCGGCTGCTCGGCAAGCTTGGCGAGGGCGGAATGGGCCGGGTCTATCTCGCCCGCTCCGCCCGCGGCCGCACCGTCGCAGTGAAGCTCGTACAGGCCGAACTCGCACGACAGCCCGACTTCCGCGGCCGCTTCAAGCGGGAGGTGGAGGCGGCCACACGGGTCGGCGGCCAGTGGACCGCCCCCGTACTCGACGCCGATACCGACGCCGAGGTGCCCTGGGTGGCCACCGGCTACATCGGCGGTCCGTCCCTGCACAGCGTCGTCGCCGAGGACTTCGGGGCACTGCCCGAGCGCTCGCTGCGGATCCTGGCGAACGGACTGGCCCTCGCGCTGCGCGACATCCACGGCGCCGGGCTGATCCACCGCGACCTCAAGCCGTCCAACATCCTCATCACCATCGACGGTCCGCGCGTCATCGACTTCGGCATCGCGCGCGCCCTGGACGCCGTGGGCTCCACCACGGGCGGCAATCTGACGATGACCGGCGCGGTCGTCGGCTCGCCCGGGTTCATGTCGCCCGAGCAGGTGCGCGGCGAGCCGGTCACGGCCGCGAGCGATGTCTTCTGCCTCGGCTCGGTGCTCGCCTTCGCCGCCACCGGACGTCAGCCCTTCGGCAACGTGGACAGCGGGATCCACGCCCTGATGTACCGAATAGCCCAGGAGGAGCCCGATCTGGTGGGGCTCCACGAGGGGGCGCGCGGGCTGGTCACCGCGTGCCTGAACAAGGACCCGGCCAAGCGGCCCTCGGTGGACGAACTGATCGCCGCCACCCACCCGGTGACCGACGACGGCGAGCCCTGGCTGCCGGGCGGACTGCTCGCCCGGCTCGGACGGGACGCGCTGCAGCTCCTGGAGGTGGAGGCCGAGAACGCTCAGCCGGGCGCCATGGCGACGCAGCAGGGCCCGTCGGCGTACGGCCATCCCCAGGCCGCCCCGCACACCCCGCCCGGCCCCTCCGCGTACGGCACGCCGTCGGCGTACGCGACACCTCACGCCCACGCGGCCGGGGGGCCCGCGTACCAGGTGCCGCCGCCCACCCAGCCCTGGCAGGGCGGCTATCAGACGCCGCTGGGCTATCCCGCCCCGGGCACCAGGCTGAAGCCGATACGGGGTCTGGCCACCGCTTTGATGAGCATGTTCGGCGTCTGGCTGGTGCTGACGCTGCTCGATATGGCGCTGAACATCTCGCTGCTCGACACGTACTTCGCGCTCGACAACGGCACGGTCACCACCGACCTGCTCTACAGCAAGAAGAGCGAGGTCGAGGCGATGGACACCGGCACGGGTGTCGCCGCGCTCGTGCTCGTCGTGCTGTGGCTGGTCTGGTTCCGGACCGCCTACATCAACTCCACTGTGCTCAACCCCGGCCGGCAGCGGTTCGGCAGCGGCTATGCCGTGGGCGCCTGGTTCATCCCGGTCGCCCAGTTGTGGCTCCCCAAGCAGATCGCCAACGACATCTGGACCTCGAGCACTCCTCCGGGGCCCGGACGTCGCGGACGCGGTGTGCTGCACTGGTGGTGGACGTTCTTCGTGATCATGTTCCTCATGTTCCCGGTGAACGGGATCAGCGAGATGGTCGGCGACAACATCCGGGAACAGCGGCCCAGGGTCGCCATCAGCATCGCCGACGACGTCCTCGGCATCCTGACGGCGCTGCTGGCCATCGCGGTGGTGCGGCAGATCACCAAGATGCAGGAGCAGCGGGCCACGGCTCCCGTCGGTCAGGCGCAGCAGCCCGCCGGAGTGTTCGGCCCGCCCGCGGCGTAG